From a single Vampirovibrio chlorellavorus genomic region:
- a CDS encoding metal-binding protein, producing MASGKTHDWVTVALLPSVWLIAHWGFNLPFHQSLLITMGTWVGGFYLSPDLDTPSRPFYRWGALRWIWIPYQWAARHRSPLSHGLLWASWLRLFYLTGMLALIYVGLRQLLTFFGVRTTLPSLLTTQQFFNAHQPDFFMLGVGLWIGALIHIALDALTSAFTPKKRRR from the coding sequence ATGGCAAGTGGCAAAACACATGACTGGGTCACCGTGGCCCTGCTCCCATCCGTCTGGCTGATTGCCCACTGGGGCTTCAATTTACCGTTTCATCAAAGCCTGCTGATCACCATGGGCACTTGGGTGGGCGGTTTTTACCTGAGCCCGGATCTGGATACTCCCAGCCGTCCGTTTTACCGCTGGGGGGCGCTGCGCTGGATCTGGATTCCCTACCAGTGGGCAGCCCGGCACCGCTCGCCGCTCTCTCACGGACTACTCTGGGCTTCCTGGCTGCGCTTGTTTTACCTGACCGGCATGCTGGCCCTGATTTATGTGGGCCTGCGTCAGCTCCTGACTTTTTTTGGGGTACGCACCACTTTGCCCTCACTGCTCACAACGCAGCAATTTTTTAATGCCCACCAGCCGGATTTTTTCATGCTGGGTGTGGGCCTTTGGATAGGAGCCCTCATCCATATCGCCCTGGATGCCCTCACATCGGCGTTTACCCCCAAAAAGCGGCGGCGCTAA
- a CDS encoding aldehyde dehydrogenase family protein: MAVTQANPQLNFEIKPSAFSKQSQFLNYIDGQWVPAKSGKTFESRNPAEPSDLVGVFPACGPEDVNAAVAAAKKAYERWRLYPAPKRGEILFKAGQILVERKEQLAREMTREMGKVLAEARGDVQEVIDMTFYAAGEGRRMFGQTVPSELQNKFAMSVRVPLGVVGLITPWNFPMAIPSWKLMPALICGNTCVLKPASDTPLLSHRLVEILEEAGLPKGVVNVVYGSGREVGEPLMAHKDVSLISFTGSTDIGRRVNEACAPTFKRVSLEMGGKNAIIIMDDANLDLAVDGVLWGAFGTSGQRCTAASRVIVHQAVHAQVRDKLKKRIGELKLGYGLNPEVKVGPVVNEAAMKKILEYIEIGKSEGAELIAGGARDTQAGSGWFVQPTLFDNVKSTMRIAQEEIFGPVTALIPVGSFAEAIEVANGIAFGLSTAIYTKNVNQAFTALRDLDSGLCYVNAPTIGAEVHLPFGGTKDTGNGHRDAGTTALDVFSEWKSLYVDYSDKLQRAQIDD; encoded by the coding sequence ATGGCCGTTACGCAAGCCAATCCCCAGTTGAATTTTGAAATTAAACCCAGTGCCTTTAGTAAGCAAAGCCAGTTTTTAAACTACATTGACGGGCAATGGGTGCCCGCCAAATCGGGAAAAACCTTTGAAAGCCGCAACCCGGCCGAGCCTTCGGACCTGGTGGGCGTCTTTCCTGCCTGTGGGCCGGAGGATGTTAACGCGGCGGTGGCTGCCGCCAAAAAGGCCTATGAGCGCTGGCGTTTGTACCCCGCTCCCAAGCGTGGCGAAATCCTGTTCAAGGCCGGACAAATTCTGGTGGAACGCAAGGAGCAATTGGCCCGGGAAATGACTCGGGAAATGGGCAAAGTGCTGGCTGAAGCCCGTGGCGATGTGCAGGAAGTAATCGATATGACTTTTTATGCCGCCGGAGAAGGCCGCCGTATGTTCGGGCAGACTGTGCCGTCTGAATTGCAGAACAAATTTGCCATGTCCGTGCGGGTGCCCTTGGGCGTGGTGGGCCTCATCACCCCCTGGAACTTCCCCATGGCCATTCCCAGCTGGAAGCTGATGCCCGCCCTGATTTGCGGGAACACCTGCGTGTTAAAGCCCGCCAGCGATACGCCCTTGTTGTCTCATCGTCTGGTGGAAATTTTAGAGGAAGCTGGCCTGCCCAAAGGGGTGGTCAATGTGGTGTACGGCTCCGGGCGGGAAGTGGGCGAACCGCTGATGGCCCATAAGGACGTTTCCCTGATTTCCTTTACGGGCTCTACCGATATTGGCCGTCGGGTTAATGAGGCTTGCGCCCCGACCTTCAAGCGGGTGTCTCTGGAAATGGGCGGTAAAAACGCCATTATCATCATGGATGACGCCAATCTGGATTTGGCGGTGGATGGGGTTTTGTGGGGAGCCTTTGGCACCTCCGGGCAGCGTTGTACCGCGGCCAGCCGGGTCATTGTCCATCAAGCGGTGCATGCCCAGGTACGGGACAAACTCAAAAAACGTATCGGTGAGCTGAAATTGGGCTATGGTCTCAACCCAGAGGTCAAAGTGGGCCCCGTGGTGAACGAGGCGGCCATGAAGAAAATCCTGGAGTACATCGAAATCGGCAAAAGCGAAGGCGCTGAGTTGATTGCCGGGGGGGCTCGGGATACGCAGGCGGGCTCCGGCTGGTTCGTGCAGCCCACCTTGTTTGATAACGTAAAATCCACCATGCGCATTGCCCAGGAGGAAATTTTCGGGCCGGTGACGGCCCTGATTCCGGTGGGCAGCTTTGCAGAAGCCATTGAAGTGGCCAATGGCATCGCCTTTGGCTTGTCCACGGCCATTTACACCAAAAACGTCAATCAGGCCTTCACCGCCCTGCGCGATTTGGACTCCGGCTTGTGCTACGTGAATGCCCCCACCATCGGGGCGGAAGTCCATCTTCCCTTTGGCGGTACCAAGGACACCGGCAACGGACACCGGGACGCTGGCACCACGGCTCTGGATGTGTTCTCCGAGTGGAAGAGCCTGTACGTGGACTACAGCGACAAGTTGCAACGGGCCCAAATTGACGATTAA
- the asnS gene encoding asparagine--tRNA ligase, producing the protein MAVETQTPLKRIYVENIGQHDGQTVTLHGWLYNKRSSGKLHFLQLRDGTGIIQCVVFKGDVAPEVFEAADKVSQESSIQVTGMVKADTRSKLGFELGVTDFKVLGESVDYPISPKEHGVAFLMDHRHLWLRSARQNAIIRIRAEIIRAVRNYFDQNGFTLVDAPIFTPNACEGTTNLFETDYFDEKAYLTQSGQLYMEAAAAAFGKAYCFGPTFRAEKSKTRRHLTEFWMVEPEVAFMDLYEDMDLAEDFVCFIVQQVLQNRRAELEVLERDISKLEAIRKPFPRITYDEAIALIRKHGPEEEHKNFPWGEDFGGDEETIISSQFDRPVFIHHYPAEIKPFYMKPDAENPKYALNVDMIAPEGYGEVIGGGQREDDLEVLVSKIQQHGLPMEAFNWYLDVRKYGSFPHAGFGLGIERTVSWICGLHHVRETIPFPRLMDRLSP; encoded by the coding sequence ATGGCAGTTGAAACCCAAACCCCACTGAAGCGAATTTACGTGGAAAATATTGGTCAGCACGATGGGCAGACCGTCACCTTGCATGGCTGGCTGTACAACAAGCGCTCCAGTGGCAAGCTGCACTTTTTGCAACTGCGGGATGGCACCGGGATTATTCAGTGCGTGGTGTTCAAGGGCGATGTGGCTCCCGAAGTATTTGAGGCCGCTGATAAAGTCAGCCAGGAATCCTCCATTCAGGTAACTGGCATGGTAAAGGCGGATACCCGTTCCAAGTTGGGCTTTGAACTGGGCGTGACAGACTTTAAAGTGCTGGGAGAATCCGTAGATTATCCCATTAGTCCCAAGGAGCATGGGGTGGCCTTCCTGATGGATCACCGTCATTTGTGGCTGCGGTCGGCTCGGCAAAACGCCATCATTCGCATTCGGGCCGAAATTATTCGGGCGGTGCGGAATTATTTTGATCAGAATGGCTTCACTTTAGTAGACGCCCCCATTTTTACGCCCAACGCCTGCGAAGGCACCACCAACCTGTTTGAAACCGACTACTTTGATGAAAAGGCCTACCTGACCCAAAGCGGACAATTGTACATGGAGGCCGCCGCCGCCGCCTTTGGCAAGGCCTATTGCTTTGGCCCCACCTTTCGGGCGGAAAAATCCAAAACCCGCCGCCACTTAACGGAGTTCTGGATGGTGGAGCCGGAAGTGGCGTTTATGGATCTGTATGAGGACATGGATCTGGCGGAGGATTTTGTGTGCTTTATTGTGCAGCAGGTGCTGCAAAACCGCCGGGCTGAACTGGAAGTGCTGGAGCGGGATATCAGCAAGCTGGAGGCCATCCGGAAGCCTTTCCCCCGCATTACTTACGATGAGGCCATTGCGCTGATCCGCAAGCACGGGCCGGAAGAGGAACATAAAAACTTCCCGTGGGGCGAAGATTTTGGCGGTGATGAGGAAACCATTATCTCCAGCCAGTTTGATCGCCCTGTGTTTATTCACCATTATCCCGCTGAGATTAAGCCTTTTTACATGAAGCCGGATGCCGAGAACCCCAAGTACGCCCTGAACGTGGATATGATTGCCCCGGAAGGCTACGGGGAAGTCATTGGCGGCGGTCAGCGGGAAGATGATTTGGAGGTGCTGGTCTCCAAAATTCAGCAACACGGTTTACCCATGGAAGCGTTTAACTGGTACCTGGATGTGCGCAAGTATGGCAGCTTTCCCCACGCCGGATTTGGTTTGGGTATTGAGCGCACCGTGTCCTGGATTTGTGGGCTGCACCACGTTCGGGAAACCATTCCATTCCCCCGCTTGATGGATCGTTTAAGCCCCTAG
- the cpaB gene encoding Flp pilus assembly protein CpaB, producing the protein MPAARKPKKIFIQFAIAMVVAVIFGVSAIVVGFMVIQGISTNAEQVQKEAAAKAEAAKVEAEKYRKLQEQLSRTPKTYRVVTALVDLRPGQTITKDIVTLAEVVERPLPGTLSLISQAMGKVVKSPVLTGEPLDSSKLMDTGGISVEPGMRAITIEVNNIGGLGGALPPGAHVDVLTTVFKEDEAITRTLLQNVPVVAVNAAGAGSAARSGSASKLTAVTGGNYAVTLVVNPAQAELLTLAGQLGGFHLTLRNFSDARKSTLAGADLTSVMTGIQPATFKGNIPVRPAKGTDKSGFYNVNYSPADNLPYPEPDSKAGNKFTMQVYRGTGTETIDFQR; encoded by the coding sequence ATGCCTGCAGCCCGTAAGCCTAAAAAGATTTTCATCCAGTTTGCCATCGCCATGGTGGTGGCTGTCATCTTTGGGGTTTCTGCCATTGTCGTCGGGTTTATGGTGATTCAGGGTATTTCCACCAACGCGGAGCAGGTGCAAAAAGAAGCGGCTGCCAAGGCGGAAGCCGCCAAGGTGGAAGCGGAAAAGTATCGTAAATTGCAGGAACAACTGAGCAGAACGCCCAAAACCTATCGCGTGGTAACGGCTTTGGTCGATTTAAGGCCCGGTCAAACCATTACCAAAGATATCGTGACCCTGGCGGAGGTTGTGGAAAGACCCTTGCCCGGTACTTTGAGCCTGATTTCCCAGGCGATGGGCAAGGTGGTCAAGTCGCCGGTACTGACCGGAGAACCGCTGGACAGCTCCAAATTGATGGATACCGGTGGTATTTCGGTGGAACCCGGGATGCGGGCCATTACGATTGAAGTGAATAACATCGGTGGGCTTGGAGGCGCATTGCCGCCGGGCGCCCATGTGGATGTATTGACCACCGTGTTCAAGGAAGATGAGGCCATCACGCGTACCTTGCTGCAAAATGTGCCGGTTGTCGCTGTGAACGCTGCCGGGGCGGGCTCCGCGGCTCGTTCGGGTTCTGCGTCAAAATTGACTGCTGTGACTGGTGGTAATTATGCCGTTACTTTGGTGGTAAACCCTGCTCAGGCGGAATTGCTGACTTTGGCCGGCCAGCTGGGAGGATTTCATTTAACCCTTCGTAATTTCTCGGATGCTCGGAAATCGACTTTGGCGGGTGCGGATTTGACCAGTGTGATGACCGGAATTCAGCCGGCTACTTTCAAAGGAAACATCCCCGTACGGCCAGCAAAAGGGACCGACAAATCCGGCTTTTACAACGTGAATTACTCCCCTGCGGATAATTTGCCTTACCCGGAGCCGGATAGCAAGGCCGGTAATAAATTTACGATGCAGGTGTATCGGGGAACCGGTACGGAAACCATTGATTTTCAGCGCTAA
- a CDS encoding type II and III secretion system protein family protein yields the protein MRMALAVVVAAHLLPVSALLLGAVAADGNGGKPAKMVVQMPELNPQPLEASSLPAPVAVQQATPTKAETPAFILQHLDESETLNRVAGAPQKTKALQGSVTSIHVTRGRSQIVKFAQPIMRLSIAEPSVADIIPLSPDQIMVNGKLRGVTSLIVWDENGQEGIFDLYVQNDSSELLDAVSNIAPNEKIQARVTDDSFILSGQVSSSVVLDEIRKTAAAYGYRDDKFIDLTDTPVPQVLLEVRIAEANRSIGRELKTAYQMRSAKGDLNMIRLANPLDGSFLSNIQRATSGLNPSAFGPIQNNQASTNVGGSTGSVTPFRNFSVMWDMLETSGKLNTLANPTLVCTHGRSASFLAGGEFPYVAGTDQNGSPIIQFKEFGVKLGFTPWIAIKSGRIELKVSPEVSNVDTSNCQTTTGGTQVCGIARRSTDTTVELMDGETLMISGILSREEQNTFSKIPFIGNLPILGNFFKNADMSKSDRELVVVITPHIVKAADYGKVLGTVQ from the coding sequence ATGAGAATGGCCTTGGCTGTGGTGGTGGCCGCACATCTGCTTCCCGTGTCCGCATTGTTGTTGGGGGCGGTGGCCGCTGACGGAAATGGGGGCAAGCCCGCCAAGATGGTGGTGCAGATGCCTGAGTTAAACCCTCAGCCTTTAGAGGCCTCTAGTCTGCCCGCTCCGGTCGCGGTTCAGCAGGCAACCCCCACCAAGGCAGAAACGCCTGCTTTTATCCTGCAGCATCTGGATGAGAGTGAAACACTCAATCGTGTGGCTGGGGCACCCCAAAAAACCAAAGCGCTGCAAGGGAGTGTCACCAGTATTCACGTGACGCGGGGACGCTCTCAAATCGTTAAGTTCGCCCAGCCCATCATGCGCTTGTCCATTGCGGAGCCTTCGGTGGCCGACATCATTCCTTTGTCTCCGGATCAAATCATGGTGAATGGCAAACTGCGTGGGGTAACCAGTTTGATTGTATGGGATGAAAACGGACAAGAGGGTATTTTTGATCTGTACGTTCAAAATGATAGCAGTGAGCTGCTGGATGCGGTCAGTAACATTGCTCCCAATGAGAAAATTCAGGCTCGGGTGACCGATGATTCCTTTATCCTGTCGGGCCAGGTATCGAGTTCCGTAGTACTGGACGAGATCCGAAAAACAGCGGCCGCCTATGGCTACCGGGATGATAAATTTATCGATCTGACCGATACCCCGGTACCTCAGGTTTTGCTGGAAGTTCGGATTGCGGAGGCCAACCGCAGTATTGGTCGTGAATTAAAAACGGCCTATCAGATGCGTTCTGCCAAAGGTGATCTCAATATGATTCGGCTGGCCAATCCGTTGGATGGATCTTTTCTATCAAATATACAGAGAGCGACCAGTGGACTCAATCCCAGTGCCTTTGGCCCAATACAGAACAATCAGGCCAGTACCAATGTGGGTGGCTCTACAGGCTCGGTTACCCCTTTTCGAAATTTCAGCGTAATGTGGGACATGCTGGAAACTTCCGGCAAGCTGAATACGCTGGCCAATCCAACCCTGGTATGTACGCATGGGCGCAGTGCCAGTTTTCTGGCCGGGGGAGAATTTCCATACGTGGCTGGCACGGATCAGAACGGCAGCCCGATTATTCAGTTTAAGGAATTTGGGGTGAAGCTGGGCTTTACACCGTGGATTGCCATTAAGTCTGGCCGTATCGAATTGAAAGTTTCTCCCGAAGTCAGCAATGTGGATACTTCCAATTGTCAGACTACCACCGGGGGGACACAGGTTTGCGGTATCGCCAGACGTTCCACGGATACGACCGTAGAACTGATGGATGGGGAAACGCTGATGATTTCCGGTATTTTAAGCAGAGAGGAGCAAAATACTTTCAGCAAAATACCGTTTATTGGAAATTTGCCCATTTTAGGCAACTTCTTTAAAAATGCCGATATGAGTAAGAGTGATCGGGAGTTGGTGGTGGTGATAACTCCGCATATCGTCAAGGCAGCCGATTACGGCAAGGTTTTAGGAACCGTGCAATAA
- a CDS encoding AAA family ATPase, translating to MSNNLTVVIIEENPAVRALLQTALLGIPGVEILAETDSLVYGYELIRQNRPKVVFLDLRENAAKSLDTARRISSYFKDVLLIASGPDMSLEMIKACMEVGIRDFLKRPFDAAQVKEVLEKHQLALLASTDAGDRSGRIVTVFSNKGGLGKTTIAVNLALALSETIGKPVALVDLNLQLGDITTFLDVEPKQTIVDVARNIGRVDAAYLEGSLAQYQTKNATVYVLADPLYVEDAEEVTAEQINAVLTVLRATFEYVIIDTTTSFDSKTLAALDLADYILLVTMVNLPSIRSSQRLLNLFERLGYDAQKIKLVINRYIPGEEITIEDVEETLEHPLFWKIPNNYGVVMTAINRGIPISMVENSKALEKNFLELAQKLSGVLSSSGVAYSTPARKESKSILGNLFGKR from the coding sequence ATGTCAAATAATTTAACCGTTGTGATTATTGAGGAAAACCCGGCTGTTCGAGCGTTATTGCAGACGGCTTTACTGGGCATTCCCGGTGTGGAAATTCTGGCCGAGACCGATAGTCTGGTTTACGGTTATGAATTGATTCGCCAGAATCGTCCTAAAGTGGTATTTCTGGATTTACGGGAGAATGCCGCGAAAAGTCTGGACACGGCCCGGCGAATTTCCTCTTATTTCAAAGATGTGCTGCTGATTGCCTCTGGGCCGGATATGAGTCTGGAGATGATCAAGGCTTGCATGGAAGTAGGCATTCGCGATTTTCTCAAGCGGCCTTTCGATGCTGCTCAGGTCAAGGAGGTGCTGGAGAAACATCAGTTGGCCTTACTGGCCAGTACCGATGCGGGCGATAGAAGCGGTCGAATTGTGACGGTGTTCAGTAACAAGGGCGGGCTGGGAAAAACCACCATTGCCGTTAATCTGGCTTTGGCCCTTTCAGAAACCATTGGCAAACCGGTTGCCCTGGTTGATTTGAACTTGCAACTGGGCGACATTACCACTTTCCTGGATGTGGAGCCCAAGCAGACCATTGTCGATGTTGCGCGTAATATTGGGCGCGTGGATGCGGCGTATCTGGAAGGCTCCCTGGCACAGTATCAAACCAAAAACGCCACGGTTTACGTGTTGGCTGATCCCTTGTATGTGGAAGACGCCGAGGAAGTAACCGCAGAACAGATTAACGCTGTTTTGACCGTACTGCGGGCCACCTTTGAATACGTGATTATTGATACTACCACGTCTTTTGACTCTAAAACGCTGGCGGCGCTCGATTTGGCCGATTACATTCTTCTGGTGACCATGGTTAATCTTCCCAGTATTCGCAGTAGCCAGCGATTGCTCAACCTGTTTGAGCGGCTTGGCTATGATGCTCAAAAAATAAAGCTGGTGATCAATCGTTATATTCCGGGTGAGGAAATTACCATTGAGGACGTGGAAGAAACGCTGGAGCATCCCCTGTTCTGGAAAATCCCCAATAATTATGGGGTGGTGATGACGGCAATCAACCGGGGTATTCCAATCTCAATGGTGGAGAACAGCAAGGCGCTGGAGAAAAATTTCCTGGAACTGGCCCAGAAACTGAGCGGTGTCCTGTCATCATCCGGTGTCGCCTATTCCACACCCGCCCGCAAGGAGTCCAAAAGTATTTTAGGCAACTTGTTCGGCAAACGGTAA
- a CDS encoding CpaF family protein — protein MLVENLNITSTDVLSKNDVSLAAYQFLEKILMAEKVPMGTSERSMLIQELVEEVVGLGPLEPLLRDPTISEIMVNGPKNVYIERMGKLHKTTVSFKDNAHVMHIIERIVSAVGRRVDEKTPMVDARLKDGSRFNAIIPPLALDGPSISIRKFKADAGTLEKLLGWGSMTPAMAKTLEAAVRCHLNIIISGGTGSGKTTMLNSLSALIAPDERIVTIEDSAELQLKQEHVVRLETRPPNIEGEGQITARQLMINSLRMRPDRIVVGECRGPETLEMLQAMNTGHDGSLTTLHANTPRDAIARIVTMCMMNDNPLPEKTIRQQIASAVHLIVQVSRLMDGQRKTTSISEITGMEGDMVTMQEIFKFEQYGLDENFKVIGRHVATGVRPRFADICKAKGIELPHNIFERDDSPPPEVK, from the coding sequence ATGCTGGTGGAAAATTTGAATATTACTTCCACTGATGTGTTGAGTAAGAATGATGTGTCTCTAGCGGCCTATCAGTTTCTGGAAAAAATCCTGATGGCTGAAAAAGTGCCCATGGGCACTTCAGAACGCTCCATGCTGATTCAGGAACTGGTGGAAGAAGTGGTGGGCCTGGGGCCTCTGGAGCCTTTGCTGAGGGACCCTACCATCTCTGAAATCATGGTGAATGGGCCCAAGAATGTTTACATCGAGCGCATGGGTAAGCTGCACAAGACGACCGTCAGCTTTAAAGACAATGCGCATGTCATGCATATTATTGAGCGGATTGTTTCTGCGGTGGGTCGCCGGGTGGATGAGAAAACGCCCATGGTGGATGCCCGCCTGAAGGATGGTTCCCGGTTTAACGCCATTATTCCCCCATTGGCGCTGGATGGCCCTTCTATCTCCATTCGTAAGTTCAAGGCGGATGCCGGGACATTGGAAAAACTATTGGGCTGGGGCTCCATGACCCCCGCGATGGCCAAAACATTAGAGGCCGCTGTGAGGTGTCATTTAAATATCATTATTTCCGGGGGAACCGGCTCCGGTAAAACAACCATGCTGAACTCGTTATCGGCGCTGATTGCTCCCGATGAACGGATTGTGACCATTGAGGACTCCGCGGAATTGCAGTTGAAGCAAGAGCATGTGGTGCGCTTGGAAACCCGTCCGCCCAACATTGAGGGGGAAGGTCAGATTACGGCCCGGCAACTCATGATCAACTCGCTGCGGATGCGTCCGGATCGCATTGTGGTGGGTGAGTGTCGGGGCCCAGAAACCCTGGAAATGTTGCAGGCCATGAACACGGGACACGATGGCTCCTTGACCACACTGCACGCCAACACGCCTCGGGATGCCATTGCCCGTATTGTGACCATGTGCATGATGAACGATAATCCCCTGCCTGAAAAAACCATTCGGCAACAAATTGCCTCGGCCGTCCATCTGATTGTGCAGGTCAGCCGTTTAATGGATGGACAGCGCAAGACCACTTCCATCTCCGAGATTACAGGAATGGAAGGGGACATGGTCACCATGCAGGAAATTTTTAAATTTGAGCAATACGGTCTGGATGAAAATTTCAAAGTGATTGGCCGTCACGTGGCGACCGGTGTTCGTCCCCGCTTTGCCGATATTTGCAAGGCCAAAGGGATTGAGTTGCCCCATAACATTTTTGAGCGGGATGATTCTCCGCCACCTGAGGTGAAATAG
- a CDS encoding type II secretion system F family protein, which produces MSPMLLLILMLMAFLLMAVGFGAAVFLFQRYANPEPTEVQKRLMMLKQRTVSESQGPAEDQLKKLASLFKEADYQNEKLGAKLERIPFFLTLKIRMQQAGINTPADKYFIMNMLMPVVILTVLALVSGFFMMILLGLIWSVGSYLLVLFKRKQRYAKFIAQFPDALSMITSALRAGHSFQSALTVVASEMPNPIALEFASMVKDINLGIPVRESLSRLVAKLDTLPDVRMFATAVMIQREAGGNLAEVLESLGYTIRERFKLKGQISALTGQSRLTGYVLGGAPAFLLILLSVFFYGYVSPLYETEMGHVALMIAVVLQCIGFSIMKKIVDIRV; this is translated from the coding sequence ATGAGTCCAATGCTGCTACTGATTCTGATGCTGATGGCCTTCTTATTGATGGCGGTTGGTTTTGGGGCGGCTGTTTTTTTGTTCCAGAGATATGCCAATCCTGAGCCGACCGAAGTTCAGAAGCGGTTAATGATGCTCAAGCAAAGGACGGTCAGCGAGAGTCAGGGCCCCGCTGAAGATCAGTTGAAAAAGCTGGCCTCTCTGTTTAAGGAGGCCGATTATCAAAATGAAAAACTCGGTGCCAAGCTGGAGCGGATTCCTTTTTTCCTGACCCTGAAAATTCGGATGCAGCAGGCTGGTATTAACACACCCGCTGATAAATATTTCATTATGAATATGTTGATGCCAGTGGTGATCCTGACGGTTCTGGCGCTTGTCAGTGGTTTTTTCATGATGATATTGCTGGGATTGATATGGTCGGTGGGTTCCTACCTTTTGGTTTTATTCAAACGCAAGCAGCGTTACGCGAAATTTATTGCCCAGTTTCCAGACGCTTTGAGTATGATTACCAGCGCGCTGAGGGCTGGCCATTCTTTCCAGTCGGCTTTGACCGTGGTTGCCAGTGAAATGCCCAATCCAATCGCCCTGGAGTTCGCGTCCATGGTGAAAGATATTAATCTGGGCATTCCGGTTCGGGAGTCTCTGTCGCGTCTGGTGGCCAAACTGGATACGTTGCCCGATGTTCGCATGTTCGCCACCGCCGTGATGATTCAGCGAGAGGCGGGTGGTAACCTGGCTGAGGTGCTGGAGAGTTTGGGATACACCATTCGTGAGCGTTTTAAATTAAAAGGTCAAATCTCGGCTTTGACCGGTCAGTCCCGATTAACCGGTTATGTGTTGGGCGGGGCTCCGGCGTTTTTGCTGATTCTTTTATCGGTGTTCTTCTATGGCTATGTTTCCCCACTCTACGAGACTGAAATGGGTCATGTGGCCTTGATGATCGCTGTGGTTTTACAATGTATAGGCTTTTCTATTATGAAAAAAATTGTGGATATTCGGGTGTAA
- a CDS encoding type II secretion system F family protein has translation MAEANLQIINPTHFLLLIGGGIVVILATFGVLTVIISLLNYEENPVKQRLYQLKGDGAFEGAGYEKPTPFDDLQELLMKVAKPVSYSLYAQNDKYKKQVKTLLTEAGLQDTEDRVLSFMAQRAAAGLLAGMVMAVVGTVFGLGNLLWTLASALGGFMLGSLLPQFRLRGAASKRKVEIRFKLADTLDLMVVCVEAGLGLDSTIQRVADETEKMAPEISYEFRRLNKELNAGISRIEAFQNMGQRSGVDEVRSLCAMIVQSDKMGTSVADTLRVYADDLRTKRRQRAEELASKASIKMTFPLVLFIFPPLFIVLMGPVVINAVLQFMTK, from the coding sequence GTGGCTGAGGCGAATCTTCAAATTATCAATCCGACTCACTTTCTGTTATTGATTGGTGGGGGCATTGTGGTTATTTTGGCCACATTTGGCGTGCTAACCGTGATTATTTCCTTGCTCAACTATGAGGAAAATCCGGTGAAGCAGCGGCTTTATCAGCTAAAGGGAGACGGGGCGTTCGAGGGAGCCGGTTATGAAAAGCCGACACCCTTTGATGATTTGCAGGAACTCTTGATGAAGGTGGCCAAGCCCGTTTCTTACAGTCTGTATGCCCAGAATGACAAGTACAAGAAGCAGGTCAAAACCTTGTTGACCGAAGCGGGTTTACAGGATACAGAAGACCGGGTCCTGAGCTTTATGGCCCAGCGTGCCGCTGCTGGCCTGTTGGCTGGAATGGTAATGGCTGTGGTTGGCACGGTTTTTGGCCTGGGTAATTTACTGTGGACGCTGGCCAGCGCCCTCGGTGGTTTTATGTTGGGCAGTTTGCTGCCTCAGTTCAGATTGAGGGGTGCCGCCAGTAAACGCAAGGTGGAAATACGGTTTAAGCTGGCTGATACGCTGGATCTGATGGTGGTGTGCGTGGAGGCGGGTTTGGGTCTGGATTCCACCATTCAGCGGGTGGCGGATGAAACCGAAAAAATGGCGCCGGAAATTTCCTATGAATTCAGGCGATTGAATAAAGAGCTGAATGCCGGTATTTCCCGGATTGAGGCGTTTCAGAACATGGGGCAGCGCTCCGGGGTGGATGAGGTGCGCTCCTTGTGCGCCATGATTGTGCAGTCTGACAAAATGGGAACCAGTGTGGCGGATACTTTGCGGGTTTACGCCGACGATCTGCGCACCAAGCGTCGTCAGCGCGCTGAGGAGTTGGCCAGCAAGGCCAGTATTAAAATGACCTTTCCCCTGGTGTTGTTTATTTTCCCACCGCTCTTTATTGTGCTGATGGGGCCGGTGGTGATCAACGCCGTATTGCAGTTTATGACGAAGTAA